One segment of Falco rusticolus isolate bFalRus1 chromosome 3, bFalRus1.pri, whole genome shotgun sequence DNA contains the following:
- the VIRMA gene encoding protein virilizer homolog, which produces MAVDTATELLFLDTFKHQSAEQSTNIDVVRFPCVVYINEVRVIPPGVRAHTSLPDSRAYGETSPHTFQLDLFFNNVSKPSAPVFDRLGSLEYDENTSIIFRPNAKVNTDGLVLRGWYNCLTLAIYGSVDRVISHERESPPPPPPPPPPPQQQPGLKRNPKHVDGEKEDQFNGSPPRPQPRGPRTPPGPPPPDDDEDEPMPVSVVGEKEDDVDHREDYFEPISPDRTSIHQESQYSDDGEVEEDQPEEGEDEDDVDVEEEEEDDDDDDDDEHTVESIADEEEEEEEEDEDDEEGEEEEEGEGDDGYEQISSDEDGIADLERETFKYPSFDIEYTPEDLASVPPVTYEPFERELGPLLYFSCPYKTVFENEVGKIKDQDPEKENSGAVEASVKLTELLELYQEERGAKWVTALEEVPSLIVKGLSYLQVKDTKQDYITQLVDWTLQALNLQVALKQPIALNVRQLKAGTKLVSSLGECGTQGITALLQAGVINVLFELLFADHVSSSLKLNAFKALDSVISMTEGMEMFLRGGVDVHEKSGYQKLLELILLDQTVRVVTAGSAILQKCHFYEILSDIKKAVDQLAENTPPLPNHTEPEQDQELAGLERTNQEYENDVEAPMDMDHLLESSNISEGEMEKLVSLLEEIFHLMETAPHTMIQPPVKSFPTMARITGPPERDDPYPVLFRYLHSHHFLECITLLLSIPVTGAHPGVLQAIRDILRFLAQSQKGLLFFISEYEATNLLIRALCQFSDPDQEEGLQSDSANEDTFALWLLHSTQTLQCISELFCHFQRCTASEETDHSDLLGTLHNLYLITFNPVGRSAVAHVFSLEKNLQSLITLMEYYSKEALGDSKSKKSVAYNYACILVLLVVQSSSDVQMLEQHSAPLLKLCKADENNTKLQELSKWLEPLKNLRFEINCIPNLIEYIKQNIDSLMTPDGVGLPTALRVLCHVACPPPLVEGQQKDLKWNLAVIQLFSSEGMDTFIRVLQKLNSILIQPWRLHVNMGTTLHRVTTISMARCTLTLLKTMLTELLRGGSFEFKDMRVPSALVSLHMLLCSIPLSGRLDSDEQKIQNDIVDILLTFTQGVNEKLTISEETLANNTWSLMLKEVLSSILRIPEGFFSGLILLSELLPLPLPMQTTQVIEPHDISVALNTRKLWSMHLHVQAKLIQEIVRSFSGSSCQPIQHMLRRICVQLCDLASPTALLIMRTVLDLIVEDLQSNAEDKEKQYTGQTTRLLALLDALASHKACKLAILHLISGTTKGDEKYAEVFQELLALMRSAGDNVSHQQCAEYVTSLLQSLCDQDIALILPSSSEGSVSELEQLSNSLPSKELMPLICDCLMETLTNSESSYNCLLTCIRTMMFLTEHDYGFYHLKSSLRKHSSALYTVLKRVITSFSKDTGELASSFLDFMRQILNSDTLGCCGDDGSLMEADGSHPGRTLGLTTAELKHLLQSKEETPENLLLDLEKHVMDRSKEDDSLESLLDNIVGVRQMLESAGDSSPLSDHDVEPILSAPDSLQNLFNNRTTYVLADVMDDQLKSMWFSPFQAEEIDTDLDMVKVDLIELSEKGCSDFDLQAELERSFLSEPSSPGRTKTTKGFKLGKHKHETFITSSGKSEYIEPAKRAHVVPPPRGRGRGGFGQGIRPHDIFRQRKQNTSRPPSMHVDDFVAAESKEVVAPDGIPPAKRPPKVSQKISSRGGFSGNRGGRGAFHSQNRFFTPPASKGNYSRREGARGSSWSAQSTPRGTYNDSRGGQSNFNRGPLPPLRPLSSAGYRPSPRDRASRGRGGIGPSWTSANSSSSGGSRGKFVSGGSGRGRHVRSFTR; this is translated from the exons ATGGCGGTAGACACCGCAACCGAGCTGCTGTTTTTAGACACGTTCAAGCACCAGAGCGCGGAG CAAAGTACCAATATAGATGTAGTTCGTTTTCCATGTGTGGTTTACATAAATGAAGTACGTGTCATTCCTCCTGGAGTGAGAGCTCACACAAGTTTGCCTGACAGTAGGGCTTATGG AGAGACGTCCCCACATACATTTCAACTGGACTTGTTTTTTAACAATGTTAGCAAGCCAAGTGCCCCTGTTTTTGATAGGCTGGGGAG cCTTGAATATGATGAAAACACTTCAATTATATTCAGACCCAATGCAAAG gTCAACACGGATGGATTGGTTCTAAGAGGGTGGTATAACTGTCTGACTTTAGCAATTTATGGCTCAGTTGACAGGGTAATAAGTCATGAGAGAGAGTCAcctccaccacccccacctccgccaccacctccccagcaaCAGCCTGGTTTGAAAAGAAACCCGAAACATG TTGATGGAGAGAAGGAAGACCAGTTCAATGGCAGCCCTCCGAGACCACAACCTAGGGGACCAAGGACACCTCCAggccctcctcctcctgatgACGATGAGGATGAACCAATGCCAGTGTCAG tggttggggaaaaagaagatgaTGTTGACCATAGGGAGGATTACTTTGAGCCCATTTCTCCTGATCGAACATCCATTCATCAAGAAAGCCAATATTCTGATGATGGAGAAGTGGAGGAAGATCAACCagaagaaggagaagatgaAGATGATGTGGAtgttgaggaggaggaggaggatgatgatgatgatgatgatgatgagcATACAGTAGAGAGCATTGctgatgaggaagaggaagaggaggaggaagatgaagatgatgaagagggtgaagaggaggaagaaggtgaAG GAGATGACGGATATGAGCAGATTTCAAGTGATGAAGATGGAATTGCTGATCTGGAACGTGAAACATTTAAGTATCCAAGCTTTGATATTGAATATACTCCTGAGGATCTGGCATCTGTGCCTCCTGTGACGTACGAACCTTTTGAAAGGGAGCTTGGACCTCTTCTATACTTCAGCTGCCCTTACAAGACTGTATTTGAAAACGAAGTTGGTAAAATAAAGGACCAAGATccagaaaaagagaattcaGGGGCAGTGGAAGCCTCAGTTAAATTAACTGAACTGTTGGAATTATATCAAGAGGAAAGGGGTGCAAAGTGGGTCACTGCATTAGAAGAAGTTCCAAGTTTAATAGTAAAAGGATTGAGCTACCTGCAGGTGAAAGACACAAAGCAAGACTATATTACCCAGCTAGTAGACTGGACCCTGCAAGCTTTAAACCTTCAGGTAGCTCTCAAACAGCCCATTGCTTTGAATGTCCGACAGCTCAAAGCTGGGACAAAATTGGTATCATCGTTAGGAGAATGTGGGACTCAAGGAATAACAGCACTCTTGCAGGCAGGAGTTATTAACGTGTTATTTGAACTGTTGTTTGCAGATCATGTGTCATCCTCCCTTAAACTTAATGCTTTTAAAGCTTTGGATAGTGTTATTAGTATGACTGAGGGAATGGAAATGTTTCTAAGAGGTGGTGTAGATGTACATGAAAAAAGTGGTTATCAGAAACTCCTGGAACTCATACTGTTAGATCAGACTGTGAGAGTAGTTACTGCTGGTTCTGCAATTCTCCAGAAATGTCACTTCTATGAGATTCTGTCAGATATTAAAAAGGCAGTTGATCAGTTAGCAGAGAACACTCCTCCTCTTCCCAATCACACAGAGCCAGAACAGGACCAGGAATTGGCAGGACTTGAAAGAACCAACCAAGAATATGAGAATGATGTGGAGGCTCCTATGGACATGGATCATCTTTTGGAATCTTCTAATATAAGTgaaggagagatggaaaaacTTGTTAGTCTTCTTGAAGAAATCTTCCATTTGATGGAAACTGCTCCTCATACAATGATTCAGCCACCTGTGAAATCTTTCCCAACCATGGCACGCATTACAGGCCCTCCAGAGAGGGATGATCCTTACCCTGTCCTGTTTAG gtatctTCATAGTCACCATTTCTTGGAATGCATTACTTTGCTACTTTCTATTCCAGTGACAGGTGCACATCCAGGTGTGCTTCAAGCTATACGAGATATTTTGCGTTTCCTGGCACAGTCACAGAAGggtcttcttttctttatttccgAGTACGAAGCAACAAACTTGTTGATTAGAGCACTTTGTCAGTTTTCTGATCCGGATCAAGAGGAAGGTCTCCAATCAGACAGTGCCAACGAGGATACTTTTGCCCTGTGGCTCCTGCATTCAACACAGACGTTACAGTGCATTTCGGAATTATTCTGCCACTTTCAGCGGTGCACAGCCAGTGAGGAGACTGACCATTCAGATCTTCTAGGAACACTTCACAACCTTTACTTGATTACCTTTAACCCTGTGGGAAGATCTGCTGTGGCTCATGTattcagtctggagaaaaatCTCCAGAGTCTTATTACTTTAATGGAGTACTATTCCAAAGAAGCTTTAGG AGACTCAAAGTCTAAGAAGTCAGTTGCTTATAATTATGCCTGCATCCTTGTTTTGCTGGTGGTTCAGTCTTCCAGTGATGTCCAGATGCTGGAGCAGCACTCGGCGCCTTTGCTGAAGCTTTgtaaagcagatgaaaataacACCAAATTGCAAG aGCTCAGCAAGTGGCTTGaacctttgaaaaatcttagatttgaaataaattgtattCCAAATCTCATTGAGTATATCAAACAG AATATTGACAGTTTGATGACCCCAGATGGAGTTGGTCTTCCTACTGCACTTCGAGTTCTTTGTCACGTTGCGTGTCCGCCCCCTCTGGTAGAAG GTCAGCAGAAGGACCTTAAATGGAATCTTGCAGTTATTCAGCTCTTTTCTTCTGAGGGAATGGACACCTTCATCCGGGTATTACAGAAGCTGAACAGCATACTTATTCAGCCTTGGCGACTCCATGTCAACATGGGCACCACACTTCACAGAGTCACTACTATTTCTATGGCTCGCTGTACACTTACTCTCCTTAAAACAATGCTAACAGAACTCCTGAGGGGTGGATCTTTTGAATTCAAGGACATGCGTGTTCCATCAGCACTTGTTTCTTTGCACATGCTGCTGTGTTCTATTCCTCTCTCAGGCCGCTTAGATAGTGACGAACAAAAAATTCAGAATGACATTGTTGATATCTTACTGACTTTTACACAAGGTGTTAATGAAAAGCTTACCATTTCTGAGGAAACTTTGGCGAACAATACTTGGTCTTTAATGCTGAAGGAAGTTCTCTCTTCAATTCTGAGAATTCCcgaaggctttttttctggacttATACTGCTTTCAGAGTTGTTGCCTCTTCCGCTGCCCATGCAGACAACTCAG GTAATTGAACCGCACGATATTTCAGTGGCACTCAACACCAGGAAGCTGTGGAGTATGCATCTTCACGTTCAGGCCAAACTGATACAAGAGATCGTTCGATCTTTCTCCGGTTCATCTTGCCAGCCTATTCAGCATATGTTGAGACGTATTTGTGTGCAGTTGTGTGACTTGGCTTCACCCACAGCTCTTCTTATCATGAGGACTGTATTGGATCTGATTGTAGAAGACCTACAAAG CAACGCAGAAGATAAAGAGAAACAGTACACTGGACAGACCACTCGATTGCTTGCTTTATTGGATGCCCTGGCTTCACACAAAGCTTGTAAATTGGCTATTTTGCATCTTATCAGTGGAACTACTAAAGGTGATGAAAAGTATGCAGAGGTTTTCCAGGAGCTCTTGGCTTTAATGCGATCAGCTGGGGACAATGTCAGTCATCAACAATGTGCTGAATATGTAACTTCCCTTTTGCAGTCCCTCTGTGATCag GATATTGCACTCATTTTACCAAGTTCATCAGAAGGCTCTGTGTCTGAATTAGAGCAGCTTTCCAACTCCTTACCAAGCAAAGAGCTGATGCCCTTAATTTGTGACTGTCTGATGGAAACATTAACTAATTCTGAGAGCAGTTATAATTGTCTGCTGACCTGTATCCGAACAATGATGTTCCTTACAGAGCATGACTATGGCTTCTATCACTTAAAGAG CTCTctaagaaaacacagcagtgctctGTACACTGTATTAAAGCGAGTAATAACTAGTTTTAGCAAAGACACAGGTGAACTGGCCTCTTCTTTTTTGGATTTTATGCGGCAGATTCTAAACTCTGATACGCTG GGATGTTGTGGAGATGATGGAAGCCTTATGGAAGCAGATGGATCTCATCCAGGCAGAACGCTGGGTCTGACTACTGCAGAGTTAAAACATCTTCTGCAGAGCAAAGAAGAAACCCCTGAAAACCTGCTGCTTGATCTGGAGAAACATGTTATG GATCGTTCTAAGGAAGATGACAGCCTTGAATCCTTACTGGACAACATTGTCGGAGTGAGGCAGATGTTGGAATCGGCGGGTGATTCTAGTCCGCTGAGTGACCATGATGTAGAGCCTATTCTTTCTGCACCAGACTCTCTTCAGAATTTGTTTAACAACAG GACTACGTATGTGTTGGCAGACGTGATGGATGACCAGCTGAAGTCCATGTGGTTTTCACCCTTTCAGGCGGAAGAAATAGACACTGACCTGGATATG GTAAAAGTTGACTTAATTGAACTGTCAGAAAAGGGCTGCAGTGATTTTGACTTGCAAGCTGAATTGGAGAGGTCATTTTTGTCAGAACCATCATCTCCTGGACgcacaaaaaccacaaaagggTTCAAACTCGGCAAGCACAAGCACGAGACCTTCATAACTTCAAG TGGAAAATCTGAGTACATAGAACCTGCGAAGAGGGCCCATGTTGTGCCACCACcaagaggaagaggcagaggaggatTTGGACAGGGAATTCGACCACATGATATCTTCCGTCAGAGGAAACAGAATACGAGCAGGCCACCCTCCATGCACGTGGATGATTTTGTTGCTGCTGAGAGCAAAGAAGTGGTTGCTCCAGATGGGATACCACCAGCCAAAAGGCCACCAAAAGTGTCACAGAAGATTTCTTCACGTGGTGGGTTCTCAGGGAATCGTGGAGGACGAGGAGCTTTTCACAGTCAGAACAGGTTCTTTACACCACCTGCATCAAAAG